A single genomic interval of uncultured Desulfobulbus sp. harbors:
- a CDS encoding MoxR family ATPase codes for MATQTQLNDIIDQIGGTVLGKREQIKMALTCLFAGGHLLIEDIPGIGKTTLAKVLSRCMGLEFRRVQFTSDMLPGDILGSSIFDRNSGGFVFHPGPVFTQVLLADEINRATPKTQSALLEAMEERQVTIDGETRPLAAPFFVIATQNPIELAGTFPLPESQLDRFLLRIELGYPDREAERQLLIGDAGMRQALAYTRQCLTPQEVMALQQQVDQVHVADPFLDYLQDILSFTRVDSHFQIGLSPRAGLALLQAAKSWAFISGREFALPEDLQAVLLPVAGHRLRSCDDLAEIPPQRLKSLFQQVPVP; via the coding sequence ATGGCCACACAGACGCAGTTGAACGACATCATCGACCAGATCGGCGGCACGGTTCTGGGCAAACGTGAACAAATCAAAATGGCGCTCACCTGCCTTTTTGCCGGCGGGCATCTGCTCATCGAGGATATTCCAGGCATTGGCAAGACCACCCTGGCCAAGGTGCTTTCACGCTGTATGGGGCTGGAGTTCAGACGGGTGCAGTTCACCAGCGACATGCTGCCCGGCGATATCCTGGGAAGCTCCATCTTCGACCGCAACAGCGGCGGATTCGTCTTCCACCCAGGGCCGGTCTTTACCCAGGTGCTGCTGGCCGACGAAATCAACAGGGCAACGCCTAAAACCCAGAGTGCGCTGCTGGAGGCCATGGAGGAACGACAGGTCACCATAGACGGGGAGACCAGGCCCCTGGCCGCTCCTTTTTTTGTCATCGCCACCCAGAACCCCATCGAGCTTGCCGGAACCTTTCCCTTGCCCGAATCCCAACTGGACCGTTTTCTCCTCCGCATCGAACTGGGATATCCGGATCGCGAGGCGGAACGGCAGTTGCTCATCGGTGATGCAGGCATGCGTCAGGCCCTGGCCTACACCCGCCAATGCCTGACGCCGCAGGAGGTGATGGCCCTGCAGCAACAGGTTGATCAGGTGCACGTGGCCGATCCCTTTCTCGATTACCTGCAGGATATTTTATCCTTCACCCGAGTGGACAGCCATTTTCAGATAGGCCTTTCACCGCGGGCGGGCCTGGCGCTGTTGCAGGCGGCCAAATCCTGGGCCTTCATCAGCGGCAGGGAGTTCGCCCTGCCCGAGGATCTGCAGGCCGTCCTGTTGCCGGTGGCGGGACACCGCCTTCGATCCTGCGACGATTTGGCCGAAATTCCGCCCCAGCGGCTCAAGAGCCTTTTTCAACAGGTACCGGTCCCGTGA
- a CDS encoding DUF3488 and DUF4129 domain-containing transglutaminase family protein has product MTPQPLAPLILALAVAMAPLVLQLPPWAVLWCALAWAYVLIREKRHWPAITGSARIVLFLIGLAAVLLSAGMRFDGGDFIILLAVMAGIKPLEVASRRDSMVTVFLACFLTITSLFVFENLAMTLYLFVSVWVTMGVLIHVNEPGGAISEHLRLSARLVLVAIPLMAMLFLLFPRLSGSFMGAPWSRHGHSGFSNVMRIGDVSRLALDNAPAFSVSFDSAVPHVNQLYWRGIVFQAFDGRTWQPPRTTRARQHSIAGENQVHYTVMLEPHGYRTLFALDLPLTAHSVATVMDDHTLLTRRPILQRFNYTAASLLDYRQPPNDRYDPTTLELPEGRNPRTVELGKRWAREYATPEAIVDAGLTFFKDNEFTYTLQPGRLGTDAVDDFLFTGKKGFCEHFAAGFAVLMRAADVPARIVGGYQGGSWNALGNFFTVRQSDAHVWCEVWLQGKGWVRVDPTFAVAPVRIDGGMEQALAQGALEGGSGLEKRWWQTSWIDMVKMTWEAVNIRWNMWFMGFSAEDQLAFLQRLGIHLGRYFGWLVVMLLPSLFILAGIVARSLGRRIRKPSAKDQVKTIYNRFLQKAARAGLDKPPYQGPLAYANWLYAKAPELKEDVEEITRLYIALRYGRATQENMLKQLRRCVRQFRPGRLIGGKD; this is encoded by the coding sequence ATGACTCCCCAGCCCTTGGCCCCGTTGATCCTCGCCTTGGCCGTGGCCATGGCCCCCCTGGTTCTCCAACTGCCCCCCTGGGCGGTTCTCTGGTGTGCCCTTGCCTGGGCCTATGTGCTCATCCGGGAGAAACGCCACTGGCCGGCGATCACTGGCTCGGCACGCATCGTCCTGTTTCTTATCGGCCTGGCTGCAGTGCTGCTCTCTGCCGGGATGCGATTTGACGGCGGCGATTTTATCATCCTCTTGGCCGTCATGGCAGGGATCAAACCTCTGGAGGTCGCCAGTCGGCGGGACAGCATGGTCACCGTCTTTCTCGCCTGCTTCCTCACCATCACCAGCCTGTTCGTCTTCGAAAATCTGGCCATGACCCTGTACCTGTTTGTCTCCGTCTGGGTGACCATGGGCGTCCTGATCCATGTCAACGAACCAGGCGGAGCCATAAGCGAACATCTGCGTTTGTCCGCCCGCCTGGTCCTGGTGGCTATTCCGCTGATGGCCATGCTCTTTCTCCTCTTTCCCAGGTTGTCGGGCAGCTTCATGGGGGCTCCATGGTCGAGGCACGGGCATTCTGGGTTTTCGAACGTGATGCGCATCGGCGACGTGAGCCGCCTGGCGCTGGATAACGCCCCGGCGTTTTCGGTCTCCTTTGACTCGGCGGTTCCCCATGTGAACCAGCTGTATTGGCGGGGCATTGTTTTTCAGGCGTTTGACGGTCGAACCTGGCAGCCACCCCGCACCACAAGAGCCCGCCAACACAGCATCGCCGGTGAGAACCAGGTGCACTATACAGTTATGCTTGAGCCGCACGGTTATCGCACGCTCTTTGCCTTGGACCTCCCGCTCACGGCTCATTCGGTGGCCACCGTCATGGACGACCACACCCTGCTCACCCGTCGTCCCATACTCCAACGATTCAACTACACCGCAGCCTCGCTGCTTGATTATCGGCAGCCCCCAAACGACCGTTATGACCCGACCACCCTTGAGTTGCCCGAGGGAAGAAATCCAAGGACAGTGGAGCTGGGCAAACGATGGGCCCGTGAATACGCCACACCTGAGGCCATCGTGGATGCGGGCCTGACTTTTTTCAAGGACAACGAATTTACCTATACCCTGCAACCGGGCCGGCTGGGGACTGATGCAGTCGACGATTTCCTCTTTACCGGCAAGAAGGGATTCTGCGAGCATTTTGCGGCCGGGTTTGCCGTGCTCATGCGGGCTGCCGACGTACCGGCGAGGATCGTAGGCGGCTACCAGGGGGGGAGTTGGAACGCGCTGGGCAACTTTTTTACTGTGCGCCAATCCGATGCCCATGTCTGGTGCGAGGTCTGGCTGCAGGGAAAAGGATGGGTACGTGTAGACCCGACCTTTGCCGTGGCCCCTGTACGTATCGACGGCGGGATGGAACAGGCCCTGGCACAGGGGGCGCTGGAAGGGGGCTCGGGTCTGGAAAAAAGATGGTGGCAAACCAGCTGGATCGACATGGTGAAAATGACCTGGGAAGCGGTCAACATCCGCTGGAATATGTGGTTCATGGGCTTTTCGGCCGAAGATCAGCTGGCCTTTCTCCAGCGTCTGGGGATACATCTCGGCCGATACTTCGGCTGGTTGGTGGTTATGCTGCTGCCTTCCCTGTTCATCCTTGCAGGTATTGTCGCACGCAGTCTGGGGAGGCGTATCCGCAAACCGTCGGCCAAGGACCAGGTGAAGACCATCTATAATCGATTTCTCCAAAAAGCAGCCCGAGCTGGACTGGACAAGCCCCCTTACCAGGGACCGTTGGCCTACGCCAACTGGCTCTATGCCAAGGCTCCGGAGCTGAAAGAGGACGTGGAGGAAATAACCCGCCTCTATATCGCCTTGCGATACGGCCGAGCAACGCAGGAAAACATGCTCAAGCAACTGCGCCGGTGTGTACGCCAATTTCGGCCAGGGAGGCTCATTGGCGGGAAAGACTGA
- a CDS encoding iron chelate uptake ABC transporter family permease subunit yields the protein MILYDLIISPLTETYFQKVLLGGSIVAMVAGVVGCLVVLRRMAFLGDALSHAMIAGVAGGYLVIKLVFGEEAHATGMLLGSLLAAIATVALISFVSRISRVKEDTAIGIMHTGIFALGVVAVSIFRQYIHIDLMHFIMGDILGVADQDLWGSAFVAAIVLTIIILFFRHFQIATFDPIMAASIGLPVLLIDYLLTTCVSLVVVSAVSMVGVILVVGLLITPAATAYMLSDRLDRMMVLAALFGISSVVGGLYLCVWLDSAGGGAVMLFCTFQFLVVLFVALKYGMLARWRRLKRLVPQQAVEDVLTTILRYDQPTPLAIIEQYADHPIALPKVLKHMLEKGQIRLENENYSLTEQGATEANKVLRAHRLWESYLETIGTPQAQIHPTAHHLEHITDGNTIEYLDEKLGIRNVIHTEKK from the coding sequence ATGATCCTTTACGATCTTATTATCTCGCCGCTGACAGAGACCTATTTTCAAAAAGTGCTCTTAGGGGGGAGTATTGTGGCCATGGTGGCCGGGGTTGTCGGCTGCCTGGTCGTTCTGCGGAGAATGGCATTTCTTGGTGACGCCCTTTCCCACGCAATGATTGCCGGTGTAGCAGGCGGCTACCTGGTGATAAAACTTGTTTTTGGAGAGGAGGCGCATGCAACCGGCATGCTCCTGGGGTCACTGCTCGCGGCAATTGCCACCGTCGCCCTGATCAGTTTTGTCAGCCGTATCTCTCGGGTCAAAGAGGATACGGCCATCGGCATCATGCACACAGGTATCTTTGCCCTGGGCGTGGTGGCGGTCTCCATCTTTCGCCAGTACATTCACATCGACCTGATGCATTTCATCATGGGCGACATCCTGGGGGTGGCAGATCAGGATCTCTGGGGCAGCGCCTTTGTCGCGGCCATCGTGCTCACCATCATCATTCTCTTTTTCCGCCATTTTCAGATCGCCACCTTTGATCCGATCATGGCAGCCTCAATCGGCTTGCCGGTGTTGCTGATTGATTACCTGCTCACCACCTGTGTGTCTCTGGTGGTGGTCAGTGCAGTGAGCATGGTGGGCGTCATTCTGGTCGTCGGCCTGCTGATCACCCCGGCAGCCACCGCCTATATGCTCAGTGACCGGCTGGATCGGATGATGGTGCTTGCGGCTCTCTTTGGGATCAGCTCCGTTGTCGGAGGACTCTATCTCTGCGTCTGGCTGGATTCAGCCGGTGGCGGCGCGGTTATGCTCTTTTGTACCTTTCAATTTCTGGTGGTGCTCTTCGTTGCGCTAAAATACGGCATGCTTGCCCGCTGGCGGCGTCTCAAACGACTGGTCCCTCAACAGGCGGTGGAGGACGTGTTGACAACCATCCTCCGCTACGACCAACCCACCCCTCTGGCGATCATTGAACAGTATGCAGACCACCCCATAGCCCTACCCAAGGTGTTGAAGCATATGCTGGAGAAAGGCCAGATTCGCCTGGAAAACGAAAACTATTCATTGACCGAACAGGGGGCCACCGAGGCCAACAAGGTATTGCGTGCGCACCGATTGTGGGAGTCGTACCTGGAAACCATCGGCACACCGCAGGCCCAGATTCATCCCACCGCCCACCATCTCGAACATATTACCGATGGTAACACCATCGAGTACTTGGATGAAAAGTTGGGCATCCGAAACGTGATCCACACGGAAAAAAAATAG
- a CDS encoding response regulator transcription factor codes for MHVLLVDDEQELVVTLAERLSLRDIDADWAVSGEDALKMAAEKPYDLAVLDMKMPKMNGLQLKAELQKQYPQMHFIFLTGHGSEEDFEAGASEAGEDYYLIKPVNIQELIGKINAAFGGGE; via the coding sequence ATGCACGTATTGTTGGTTGATGACGAACAGGAGTTGGTGGTGACCTTGGCGGAACGATTATCGCTACGTGATATTGATGCCGATTGGGCGGTGAGCGGTGAGGATGCCTTGAAGATGGCGGCCGAAAAACCTTATGACCTAGCTGTGCTCGACATGAAGATGCCGAAGATGAACGGGTTGCAGCTCAAGGCCGAACTGCAGAAACAGTATCCGCAGATGCATTTCATCTTTCTCACCGGTCATGGCTCGGAAGAGGATTTCGAGGCGGGAGCCTCTGAGGCGGGTGAGGATTATTACCTGATCAAGCCAGTTAACATTCAGGAACTGATTGGCAAAATTAATGCCGCCTTTGGTGGCGGGGAGTAA
- a CDS encoding SOS response-associated peptidase produces MCGRFAYFGNGAFGYESLRIPLAPPFQSYNIAPSQNIPALMRSPLSRELEWAQLRWGLIPFWSKTKQSQFNLINARGEGIDSKPSFRGPFRYRRCIVFASGFYEWQKLQAGRQPYFIHPTDGGFFAFAGLWDHWEGEGGEVVLSCAIVTTRANQKIAAIHERMPVILHEAGCRLWLDAGTEKKPLLALLQPFSEDCMEVYPVSDRVNNPVNNARDCLEPIVLG; encoded by the coding sequence ATGTGCGGACGCTTCGCCTATTTCGGGAACGGGGCATTTGGCTATGAATCCCTGCGGATTCCCCTGGCACCCCCCTTTCAGAGCTATAACATCGCTCCATCACAGAACATTCCCGCCCTGATGCGTTCGCCGCTGTCGCGCGAGCTCGAGTGGGCACAGCTGCGCTGGGGATTGATTCCCTTCTGGTCCAAAACGAAGCAGAGTCAATTCAACCTGATCAACGCCCGGGGCGAGGGGATTGACAGCAAACCCTCGTTTCGGGGGCCGTTTCGTTATCGCCGCTGCATTGTTTTTGCCAGCGGCTTCTACGAATGGCAGAAGCTGCAGGCGGGCAGGCAGCCGTATTTCATTCACCCGACCGATGGCGGCTTCTTTGCCTTTGCCGGTTTGTGGGACCACTGGGAAGGGGAGGGGGGAGAGGTGGTGCTCTCCTGCGCCATAGTCACCACTCGGGCCAATCAGAAGATTGCGGCCATCCATGAGCGAATGCCGGTGATTCTTCATGAGGCGGGCTGTCGCCTCTGGCTTGATGCCGGCACGGAAAAAAAACCGCTTCTCGCCCTGTTGCAGCCCTTTTCAGAGGACTGTATGGAGGTATACCCGGTGAGTGATCGCGTCAATAACCCGGTAAACAATGCTCGCGATTGTCTTGAGCCGATTGTTCTTGGGTGA
- a CDS encoding ATP-binding protein, protein MTLFERLKPDFWRKENASGLYKQLFNYRRLWKESALISVVIVFLPLALLTGYEYKVTKATFEAEALARSARFVAKARRTESFLLSKKRFALEFIINDNSYEQLLQPGRMRSLLESLNKGLGLFLDLGVIDAQGRQLVYSGPYHLENADYSGQPWFKEIQNRGIFISDVFMGLRNLPHMIIAVKKTLADGSFYVLRTAVSIERLTEILSVELTGEVGDAFLVNHEGVLQTPSRYFGDILSVVPIAVPEFSEHTEGYQLNGGVKHKGFPVLAGVGTGVPEAPAGMTLPEALTHGPLVVNYAYVENSPFILMLVSPKGELMAQWQATKVKIAVFLACTVATILLVLLCVVTYLVNAIYTADQKRVMTLHEIEYSEKMASIGRLAAGIAHEINNPLAIINEKAGLIQDLFMIKAEYKADAKLLGLIDSIVSSVERCSVITRRLLSFARQSDANITRIDLKKILTEVLSFLGKEPEYRSITIGIDIEEKIDGIVVDKGKLQQVLLNIIKNAFAAVEDGGHLWIKARKQAGKVELTVQDDGCGIPQEDLCKIFEPFFTTKGGRGGTGLGLSITYGLITEMGGTIRVTSEKGKGTSFIISLPLTKANSKE, encoded by the coding sequence ATGACGCTGTTTGAACGGTTAAAACCGGATTTCTGGCGAAAGGAGAATGCGTCCGGGTTGTATAAACAGCTCTTCAATTACCGCAGGTTGTGGAAGGAGTCGGCTCTGATTTCGGTGGTGATCGTCTTTCTGCCGCTCGCCCTGCTCACGGGGTATGAATACAAGGTGACCAAGGCCACCTTCGAGGCCGAGGCCCTGGCCCGCTCCGCACGTTTTGTGGCCAAGGCCCGGCGAACCGAATCTTTTCTCCTTTCCAAGAAGCGTTTTGCCTTGGAGTTCATCATCAATGACAACTCCTACGAGCAGTTGCTGCAACCCGGCAGGATGAGGTCCCTTTTGGAGAGTCTGAACAAGGGCTTGGGGCTGTTTCTCGACCTGGGGGTGATCGATGCCCAGGGGCGGCAACTGGTCTATTCCGGACCCTATCACCTGGAGAATGCAGACTATTCCGGCCAGCCGTGGTTCAAGGAAATTCAGAACCGGGGGATCTTTATCAGCGATGTGTTTATGGGGCTGCGGAATCTGCCCCATATGATCATTGCGGTGAAAAAGACCCTTGCTGACGGCTCCTTTTACGTGCTGCGGACTGCGGTGAGCATCGAGCGGCTGACCGAGATTCTCTCGGTTGAGTTGACCGGAGAGGTGGGGGATGCCTTTCTTGTCAACCATGAGGGCGTTCTGCAGACCCCATCCCGCTATTTTGGAGATATTCTCAGCGTGGTGCCGATTGCGGTGCCGGAATTTTCCGAACATACCGAGGGGTATCAACTGAACGGTGGGGTCAAACACAAGGGCTTTCCGGTGCTGGCGGGCGTCGGTACGGGGGTGCCTGAAGCCCCGGCGGGCATGACTCTGCCCGAAGCCCTGACCCATGGGCCGCTGGTGGTCAATTACGCCTATGTGGAGAATTCACCGTTCATTCTCATGCTGGTCAGTCCCAAAGGGGAACTCATGGCCCAGTGGCAGGCGACCAAGGTGAAGATAGCGGTTTTTCTGGCCTGCACCGTGGCGACGATTCTTTTGGTGCTGTTGTGCGTGGTCACCTATCTGGTCAATGCCATCTATACCGCCGATCAGAAACGGGTTATGACCCTGCATGAAATCGAGTATTCGGAGAAGATGGCCAGCATTGGCCGCTTGGCCGCAGGTATTGCCCATGAGATCAATAATCCGCTGGCGATAATCAACGAGAAGGCAGGGCTCATCCAGGATCTGTTCATGATCAAGGCGGAGTACAAGGCGGATGCGAAGCTCCTGGGGTTGATCGACTCGATTGTCTCCTCGGTGGAGCGTTGTTCCGTGATCACCCGCAGGCTGCTGAGTTTTGCCCGCCAGTCCGATGCCAATATCACCCGGATCGATCTGAAAAAGATCCTCACCGAGGTCCTCAGCTTCCTCGGCAAAGAGCCTGAGTACCGCTCCATAACCATCGGTATCGACATCGAGGAAAAGATCGACGGAATCGTGGTGGACAAGGGGAAGTTGCAGCAAGTACTCCTCAACATTATAAAGAATGCCTTTGCCGCGGTGGAGGATGGTGGTCATCTCTGGATAAAGGCACGCAAGCAGGCGGGCAAAGTCGAATTGACCGTTCAAGACGATGGATGCGGTATTCCCCAGGAAGACCTCTGTAAGATTTTTGAACCTTTCTTTACCACCAAAGGCGGCAGAGGCGGTACCGGGCTGGGGCTTTCGATTACCTACGGCCTGATTACCGAGATGGGCGGGACCATTCGCGTGACCAGTGAAAAGGGCAAGGGGACCAGTTTTATCATTTCCCTACCGCTGACAAAAGCGAACAGCAAGGAGTAG
- a CDS encoding glycine zipper domain-containing protein yields the protein MKHMCMLGCLIVLLLTSSCANKGQTGALGGAAAGGLLGQIIGHSTGATLIGIAVGGMLGYIVGNEMDKYDRDRLTNVYEHGSSNQRSSWVNPDSGNRYTVTPKPAYRNSSQQVCRRAEIRAVIDGKPQRTYSTACRNSYGDWELQS from the coding sequence ATGAAACATATGTGTATGCTTGGGTGCTTGATCGTATTGCTGTTGACTTCGTCGTGCGCAAACAAGGGGCAGACCGGGGCCTTGGGCGGCGCTGCAGCCGGCGGTCTGCTCGGTCAGATAATCGGTCATAGTACCGGCGCAACCCTCATTGGTATCGCTGTCGGTGGCATGCTCGGATACATCGTCGGCAATGAGATGGATAAATACGATAGGGATCGACTGACCAATGTATATGAACATGGCAGCTCCAATCAGCGTTCTTCCTGGGTGAATCCTGATTCCGGAAATCGCTACACGGTTACGCCGAAACCCGCCTATCGCAACTCCAGCCAACAGGTCTGTCGAAGGGCGGAGATTCGCGCGGTGATCGATGGCAAGCCGCAACGAACCTACAGCACTGCCTGCCGCAACAGCTACGGCGACTGGGAGTTGCAGAGTTGA
- a CDS encoding zinc ABC transporter substrate-binding protein, whose translation MARQVAGNRLEVRNILAPGADPHTYQPTPDDVQLVLEADLCLENGLHLEGKNWMGTLAKDAAKPLVTVTKGIQPLVIQSEGESVPDPHAWFSVKNAAVYTNNITKALIQLDPEGKRDYEARASLFLQQLRILDDWIRKEISLIPIQRRILVTTHDAFNYFCSEYKFNAKNNYLSIAPVGWSTGAEVGGGMTPERRRMVVDSIRSSGAPAIFVETTINPKQIREIAKETGVQIGGELYSDSMGDEGSVGETYIGMMRENVLLIVNALPR comes from the coding sequence ATAGCGAGACAGGTTGCGGGGAATCGCCTGGAGGTGCGCAACATTCTCGCTCCTGGAGCTGACCCCCATACCTACCAGCCGACCCCAGACGATGTGCAACTTGTTCTTGAGGCGGATCTTTGTTTGGAAAACGGGCTGCACCTCGAAGGGAAGAACTGGATGGGCACCCTGGCCAAAGATGCCGCCAAACCGCTCGTTACGGTAACCAAGGGGATTCAGCCGTTGGTAATCCAATCCGAGGGGGAAAGTGTACCAGACCCACATGCCTGGTTTTCAGTTAAAAACGCGGCCGTGTATACCAACAACATTACCAAGGCCCTGATTCAGCTCGATCCTGAGGGCAAACGGGATTACGAGGCCCGAGCCTCCCTGTTTCTGCAGCAACTGCGCATTCTGGATGACTGGATTCGCAAAGAGATCAGTCTCATCCCCATTCAGCGCCGCATCCTGGTCACCACACACGATGCCTTCAATTATTTTTGCAGCGAGTACAAGTTCAACGCAAAAAACAATTACCTGTCTATTGCCCCAGTCGGCTGGTCAACCGGTGCCGAGGTCGGGGGCGGCATGACACCGGAACGCAGACGAATGGTGGTCGATTCCATTCGCTCCTCCGGAGCACCGGCCATCTTTGTCGAGACAACCATCAATCCTAAGCAGATTCGTGAAATCGCCAAGGAAACCGGTGTGCAAATTGGCGGTGAACTGTATTCCGACTCCATGGGCGATGAAGGTTCCGTCGGGGAAACCTACATCGGCATGATGCGGGAAAACGTACTCCTTATCGTCAACGCTCTGCCCAGGTAA
- a CDS encoding DUF58 domain-containing protein, whose product MIQGIARTFYRLVGVHTIPLTLNLRNIYILPTRHGMLFLALLAAMLIGSINYNNNLGFLLTFLLGSVMLNALMHTYSMLHGLRLIAATATPAFAGAPVMIDITVEGTGRRRKGLRWFFTDRDIVSQDIDPEGRSRVTVPVPTVRRGLFKPEPLHIASEYPTGLFRAWARIETNLEYLVYPKPQFAPLPLGDSASSHGEGKSVATAGVDDFQGLRTYQAGDPLGRIHWPSYLRGQGLHVTSFSALAGGDWLLDLQTIKGGDLEHKLSILCHYVLEAERQRRQVGLILFGRPPLPPARGRAHRDRCLRALALYEAR is encoded by the coding sequence GTGATCCAGGGCATTGCGCGAACCTTCTACCGTTTGGTAGGCGTCCACACCATTCCCCTCACCCTCAATCTGCGCAACATCTATATCCTGCCCACCCGCCATGGCATGCTTTTCCTGGCGCTCCTTGCAGCCATGCTGATCGGCTCGATCAACTACAACAACAACCTCGGCTTTCTATTGACCTTTCTCCTCGGCAGCGTGATGCTCAATGCCCTGATGCACACCTACAGCATGCTCCATGGCCTCCGCCTGATTGCGGCCACGGCAACGCCCGCCTTTGCCGGAGCACCGGTCATGATCGACATTACCGTCGAGGGAACGGGACGCAGGCGTAAAGGGTTGCGCTGGTTTTTCACCGACAGAGACATCGTCTCCCAGGATATCGACCCCGAAGGGCGAAGTCGGGTCACCGTCCCGGTACCCACCGTCCGGCGAGGGCTATTCAAACCGGAACCGCTACACATCGCCAGCGAATATCCCACCGGATTGTTCCGGGCCTGGGCACGCATCGAAACAAATCTGGAGTACCTGGTCTACCCCAAACCGCAGTTCGCCCCGCTGCCGCTCGGCGACAGCGCATCGTCCCATGGCGAGGGAAAATCCGTCGCCACAGCGGGTGTCGACGACTTCCAGGGTCTGCGGACGTACCAGGCCGGAGATCCACTGGGCCGTATCCACTGGCCATCGTACCTGCGGGGCCAGGGGTTGCACGTCACATCATTCTCTGCTCTGGCCGGTGGAGATTGGCTGCTTGATTTGCAGACAATCAAGGGAGGTGATCTCGAACACAAGCTCTCCATCCTCTGCCATTACGTCCTGGAAGCTGAGCGTCAACGCCGCCAGGTTGGATTGATACTTTTCGGCCGCCCCCCACTGCCCCCCGCAAGAGGCCGAGCCCACCGGGACCGCTGCCTACGGGCCCTGGCCCTCTATGAAGCGAGGTGA
- a CDS encoding response regulator: protein MSIVTLFNGSFCLSDQFVEMLQAKIGYKVISDADIVARAAGMSAISAKKIENILSNKASIFNNITHEKERGVSWLKLAMAETLLEADSSLIYGLTGHLVPDEVTHVLRVCLIADQGFRILQAGKENGLGEKEAANLLRKQDKEMAAWTDTLFEQPDPWSASLYDLVIPVDKTSLPEAVELVVENLRSEVIQPTLTSKKAAHDFLLAAQVEVALTREGHFVSVSARDGAVTLTIHQNVLLLSRLEDELRSIVGSIDGVNSIETRLGKGFHKTDIYRRYDFETPKLLLVDDEREFVQTLSERLSMRDIDSAVVYDGESALKLMGTDDPEVMILDLKMPGIDGFEVLRKTKETRPNVEVVILTGHGSEEDKATCMQLGAFAYLQKPVDIEELSGTLKLAYAKVQGRKAA, encoded by the coding sequence ATGTCAATCGTCACACTCTTTAACGGCAGTTTCTGCCTCAGTGATCAGTTCGTGGAGATGTTGCAGGCGAAAATCGGCTACAAAGTCATCAGCGATGCCGATATCGTTGCCAGGGCCGCGGGCATGTCCGCTATCAGTGCAAAGAAGATCGAGAATATTCTCAGTAACAAAGCCTCGATTTTCAACAATATCACCCATGAGAAGGAACGGGGGGTCTCCTGGCTCAAGCTGGCCATGGCGGAAACCCTGCTCGAGGCCGACAGCTCCCTGATCTATGGCCTCACCGGTCATCTGGTCCCCGATGAGGTCACTCATGTGTTGCGGGTGTGCCTGATCGCCGATCAGGGGTTCCGTATTCTCCAGGCGGGCAAGGAAAACGGCCTGGGTGAAAAAGAGGCCGCGAACCTGCTTCGTAAGCAGGACAAGGAAATGGCTGCCTGGACCGATACCCTCTTTGAGCAGCCCGATCCCTGGAGCGCCTCGCTCTATGACCTGGTGATCCCGGTCGACAAGACATCTTTGCCGGAGGCGGTTGAACTGGTGGTGGAAAACCTCCGCAGTGAGGTGATCCAGCCGACCCTGACGTCGAAAAAGGCGGCGCATGATTTTCTCCTTGCGGCCCAGGTGGAAGTCGCTCTCACGAGAGAGGGACATTTTGTCAGCGTTTCCGCCCGTGACGGAGCCGTCACTCTGACCATTCATCAGAATGTGCTCTTGCTAAGCCGCCTGGAAGATGAGCTTCGTTCCATTGTCGGTTCCATTGACGGGGTCAACTCCATTGAAACCCGCCTGGGCAAAGGTTTCCACAAGACCGATATCTATCGCCGCTATGATTTTGAAACCCCGAAACTGCTGCTGGTGGATGATGAGCGCGAGTTCGTCCAGACCCTGTCGGAGCGGCTGTCCATGCGCGATATCGATTCAGCGGTGGTCTACGACGGTGAATCCGCCCTCAAGCTGATGGGGACCGATGATCCCGAGGTGATGATCCTTGATTTGAAGATGCCGGGTATCGATGGGTTTGAAGTCCTGCGGAAGACCAAGGAGACCCGGCCCAATGTGGAGGTGGTTATCCTGACCGGTCATGGTTCCGAAGAGGACAAGGCCACCTGTATGCAGCTTGGTGCCTTTGCCTATCTGCAGAAGCCGGTTGATATTGAGGAGTTGAGTGGTACGCTCAAACTGGCATACGCCAAGGTGCAAGGCCGAAAAGCTGCCTGA